In a genomic window of Desulfovibrio inopinatus DSM 10711:
- a CDS encoding 4Fe-4S dicluster domain-containing protein has protein sequence MTTPSSPLLSRRSFLKTLGVSAAVTAMPSVAAAATDSTSSSQELATVLDLEKCIACGACVDACHEANAAKFPEPQKPFPTMYPPRVKVSDWSDKRDVNDRLTPYNWLFIQSAQVEHEGQSYDINVPRRCLHCTNPPCANLCPFGAARKQENGVVRIETDLCLGGAKCKTVCPWDIPQRQTGVGLYLRLLPSFAGNGVMYKCDRCYDRLTKGEKPACIEVCPQEVQTIGPRDEMLALAQRMAKEKNGYLYGVEENGGTNTFYVSPVPFEKLNAAIDKGPGKPSLSVVPNSMENEENIGYAVMVAPVAGMVAGLWKVKSFLSNQGGKENHHD, from the coding sequence ATGACAACCCCATCTTCGCCTCTGCTTTCACGACGATCTTTTCTCAAGACTTTGGGCGTTTCTGCTGCCGTCACTGCCATGCCGAGCGTTGCGGCAGCTGCAACCGATAGCACTTCCAGCTCTCAAGAGCTGGCCACAGTGCTCGACCTGGAAAAATGCATTGCCTGTGGCGCATGCGTCGATGCCTGCCACGAAGCCAATGCGGCCAAGTTTCCCGAGCCCCAAAAGCCTTTTCCTACAATGTATCCGCCGCGTGTAAAAGTGTCGGACTGGTCAGATAAACGTGATGTCAATGACCGGCTGACACCGTATAACTGGCTCTTCATTCAGTCTGCTCAGGTGGAACATGAAGGCCAATCCTATGACATCAATGTCCCCCGCCGGTGTCTTCATTGCACGAACCCACCTTGTGCCAACCTATGCCCTTTTGGCGCAGCCAGGAAACAAGAAAACGGCGTCGTTCGTATTGAAACCGATTTGTGTCTTGGTGGAGCCAAATGTAAAACGGTCTGTCCTTGGGACATCCCCCAACGACAAACCGGGGTCGGGCTGTATCTGCGATTACTGCCTAGTTTTGCGGGCAACGGCGTCATGTACAAATGCGACCGGTGTTACGATCGCCTGACCAAAGGTGAAAAACCGGCCTGCATTGAGGTATGTCCACAAGAAGTCCAAACTATTGGACCGCGCGACGAAATGCTTGCCTTGGCTCAACGCATGGCCAAAGAAAAAAACGGATACCTGTATGGCGTTGAAGAAAACGGCGGGACCAATACATTCTACGTCTCTCCTGTGCCGTTTGAAAAACTCAACGCGGCAATTGACAAAGGGCCGGGAAAACCGAGTTTGTCTGTAGTTCCAAACTCCATGGAAAACGAAGAGAACATTGGCTATGCCGTTATGGTTGCTCCTGTCGCTGGTATGGTTGCCGGATTATGGAAAGTGAAAAGCTTCTTATCCAATCAAGGCGGGAAGGAGAATCATCATGACTAA
- the fliM gene encoding flagellar motor switch protein FliM, with protein MSKILSQDEVDTLLRGLTGGEVEAESDILEDESGIVPFDLSNQDRIIRGRMPVMEIINDRFARLATNAMANAMRKRADVNPISIDMSKFGDFMRSLPVPTSINIFKLDPLRGNAIMVVDSRLVFALVENFFGGAGSQPKVEGRDFTPIEQAIIGKVVKLALANLEDSWRPVHEVHVELVRSEINPQFAAIVPPSDVVVVVTFEVELENAIGSLILCLPYATIEPIRSKLYASFQTERLEVDHAWIARFKERLMETPVEMVVRLGHTQITGRQLLSLHEGDILLLDTDVDDLLEAEIQGVRKFQGMPGRVKSNKAIQIFKEEETHF; from the coding sequence ATGAGCAAAATACTTTCTCAAGATGAAGTCGATACCCTATTACGAGGGTTGACAGGCGGCGAGGTCGAAGCCGAAAGCGACATCCTGGAAGATGAGTCAGGGATTGTTCCTTTCGATTTGTCCAATCAGGATCGTATTATCCGTGGGCGTATGCCAGTTATGGAAATTATCAACGACCGCTTCGCCCGGCTAGCAACCAACGCGATGGCAAATGCTATGCGGAAGCGTGCCGATGTGAACCCCATATCCATCGATATGTCCAAATTTGGCGATTTCATGCGCTCTCTGCCCGTGCCGACATCCATTAATATATTCAAACTTGATCCTCTGCGCGGCAATGCCATCATGGTCGTGGATTCGCGTCTCGTTTTTGCCCTTGTCGAAAATTTTTTTGGAGGAGCCGGCTCACAACCCAAAGTCGAAGGACGAGACTTCACCCCTATTGAGCAGGCTATTATAGGCAAGGTGGTCAAACTCGCCCTGGCCAATCTCGAGGATTCATGGCGTCCAGTGCACGAAGTGCACGTTGAATTGGTGCGTTCGGAGATCAACCCCCAGTTTGCTGCCATTGTCCCGCCATCAGACGTTGTCGTTGTCGTGACGTTTGAAGTGGAATTGGAAAACGCTATCGGCTCGCTTATTCTGTGCCTTCCTTACGCCACTATTGAACCTATTCGATCAAAGCTCTATGCATCGTTCCAGACAGAACGCCTTGAAGTAGACCACGCATGGATAGCCCGCTTCAAAGAACGTTTGATGGAAACGCCGGTTGAAATGGTTGTCAGACTTGGACACACACAAATTACAGGACGTCAACTCTTAAGTTTACACGAAGGCGATATTCTGTTGCTTGATACCGATGTCGATGATCTGCTTGAAGCCGAAATCCAAGGTGTTCGCAAATTCCAGGGTATGCCTGGTCGCGTCAAATCAAACAAAGCAATCCAAATTTTCAAGGAAGAAGAAACCCATTTTTAA
- a CDS encoding DUF6976 family protein, with translation MSQAIMSIDEVKGLIEKGRILLLSGDEAVLGQLPQGKWIGGTIPYFMSKKHGGISTKEMVFCTDLSDAVESANIIEYNENSLAKVYSEAPEDGFCFVLIPALSQTHLTFALNAPNYKDFGVRPLIGWITGVHLDDLGKVAPKVINGETGKFLEDAALVMQAKLPQGKAADIGIINLFEQGDGDILTFPQDGFSATDVFVNGEKQNFAEYLTKNNFDTKLPLVADYYGASVNISFQAVDTDAGEVKFYAPVFSSIRYKHAKPVGDYVNEFTEKLKSECGLDENRLLFSCNCILNYLYSELEGKKTDPMVGPITFGEIAYQLLNQTLVYLEIHDV, from the coding sequence ATGAGCCAGGCCATCATGTCGATCGATGAGGTGAAGGGACTTATTGAAAAGGGCCGGATCCTGCTTCTCTCCGGAGACGAAGCCGTACTTGGACAGTTGCCTCAAGGGAAGTGGATCGGGGGAACCATTCCATATTTTATGTCTAAGAAACACGGTGGAATCTCCACCAAGGAAATGGTGTTTTGCACTGATTTAAGCGATGCGGTTGAAAGTGCCAACATCATAGAATATAATGAAAACTCTTTGGCCAAAGTGTATTCTGAGGCTCCGGAAGATGGATTCTGTTTTGTTTTGATCCCCGCACTGTCTCAAACTCATTTGACCTTTGCTTTGAACGCCCCGAATTATAAAGATTTCGGTGTACGCCCGCTGATCGGCTGGATTACCGGTGTGCACTTGGACGATTTGGGGAAAGTGGCTCCCAAAGTCATAAATGGTGAAACAGGCAAATTTTTGGAAGATGCAGCCTTGGTGATGCAAGCCAAGTTGCCTCAAGGCAAAGCCGCTGATATCGGCATCATCAATTTGTTTGAGCAAGGCGACGGCGACATTTTGACTTTTCCGCAGGATGGATTTTCTGCCACCGATGTTTTCGTCAATGGCGAAAAGCAGAACTTTGCGGAATATCTGACGAAAAATAATTTTGATACGAAGTTGCCTTTGGTTGCAGACTATTACGGCGCCTCGGTGAATATTAGCTTTCAGGCCGTTGATACAGACGCCGGTGAAGTGAAATTCTATGCGCCGGTTTTCAGCTCTATTCGTTACAAGCACGCCAAACCTGTTGGCGATTATGTTAATGAATTCACGGAAAAACTTAAAAGTGAATGCGGCTTGGATGAGAATCGCCTTCTTTTTTCCTGCAACTGCATCCTCAATTACCTCTACTCGGAACTTGAAGGTAAAAAGACTGACCCCATGGTTGGGCCAATCACCTTCGGCGAAATCGCTTACCAATTATTAAATCAAACGCTCGTGTATCTTGAGATTCACGACGTCTAA
- the fliM gene encoding flagellar motor switch protein FliM translates to MSKILSQDEVDTLLRGLTGGEVEAESDILEDESGIVSFDLSNQDRIIRGRMPVLEIINDRFARLATNALANAMRKRADVNPISIDMSKFGDFMRSLPVPTSINIFKLDPLRGNAIMVVDSRLVFALVESFFGGAGSQPRVEGRDFTHIEQAIISKVVKLALVNLEDSWRPVHEVHIELVRSEINPQFAAIVPPSDVVVVVTFEVELENAIGSLVVCLPYATIEPIRSKLFASFQTERLEVDHAWIARFKERLMETPVEMVVRLGHTHITGRQLLNLHKGDILLLDTDVDDLLEAEVQGVRKFQGMPGRVKSNKAIQIIKEEETHF, encoded by the coding sequence ATGAGCAAAATTCTTTCTCAAGACGAAGTCGATACGTTACTCCGCGGGTTGACCGGTGGCGAAGTTGAGGCCGAAAGCGACATCTTGGAAGATGAGTCGGGAATTGTTTCATTTGACCTCTCCAACCAAGACCGCATCATTCGTGGCCGCATGCCCGTATTGGAAATCATCAACGATCGATTCGCTCGATTGGCAACCAATGCCTTAGCAAATGCTATGCGAAAACGTGCAGATGTGAATCCCATCTCCATCGACATGTCAAAATTCGGTGATTTCATGCGGTCTTTACCCGTACCGACATCCATTAATATTTTCAAACTCGACCCTCTGCGTGGCAATGCCATTATGGTCGTGGATTCGCGACTCGTTTTTGCCCTGGTTGAAAGTTTTTTTGGTGGAGCCGGCTCGCAGCCAAGAGTTGAAGGGCGGGATTTTACTCACATCGAACAAGCCATCATCAGTAAAGTTGTCAAACTCGCACTGGTTAACCTCGAGGATTCATGGCGCCCAGTCCATGAGGTCCATATCGAATTGGTCCGTTCGGAGATCAATCCCCAGTTTGCTGCCATTGTCCCACCGTCAGACGTTGTCGTCGTCGTCACCTTTGAGGTGGAGTTGGAAAATGCGATAGGTTCCCTTGTTGTTTGTCTCCCATACGCCACCATCGAACCCATTCGCTCCAAATTATTTGCGTCCTTCCAAACCGAACGTTTGGAAGTGGACCATGCGTGGATAGCTCGTTTCAAAGAACGACTGATGGAAACACCGGTTGAGATGGTTGTCAGACTTGGGCACACACACATCACAGGACGACAACTGTTAAACCTGCATAAAGGTGACATCCTTTTACTTGATACTGATGTCGACGACCTGCTTGAAGCGGAAGTTCAGGGCGTACGCAAATTCCAGGGGATGCCCGGCAGGGTCAAATCGAATAAAGCAATTCAAATCATCAAGGAAGAGGAAACACACTTCTAA
- a CDS encoding FAD-binding and (Fe-S)-binding domain-containing protein yields MPEKKPHISLPLERLIPRVLGISLQEVDAFPEDVAELTKRLAAELFLVIYNPFIDAEDVRASANKRLQKASNVTSSDYMKILRQSVALFWKQYEEDRAFITSVIERLREHLPEKNILTSANHRVECATDATDLRMALPMAVLTPNSIDQIQAILRLANEMHFAVIPRGGGSGLTGGAIPGDGRAVVLSLSRLKKILDIDEEQKLLCAQAGVLTLNAINAAAEKNLLLTVDPASKAASSLGGNISENAGGPFAFEYGTTLDNIESYKVVRPDGSLVSVARRDHPRHKIMPDETAIFDVRNESDEIIDEIRLSGDEIRGKALGKDVTNKFLGGLPIVQKEGVDGIVCEACFTLYEKLAYSRTLCLEFYGRSMHKAMLVIRDVVGLRDTIRTQGDLVKISALEEFGPKYVTAIDYQKKSGQYEGDPISVLLLQLDSNDEEALDKAVGEIVDIATPYEQVDIFVAHDEKESELFWEDRHKLSAISKRTSGFKINEDIVIPLSVVPEFSDFLEQLNLYYTSKAYRLALQKVSQLAGIPPSDEFVSMEMQFAAGILRGTHNAKDLSDTELQVQTSFFFKDLQSRYPKEAKPIAAIFDNMLATRIEVANHMHAGDGNCHVNIPVNSNDAEMMRQALEAADKVFEKVTELGGAISGEHGIGITKIGFLAEDKIRALREYKERVDPNNVLNPGKLVTRELAFEPYTFSFNRLIRDLKKTALPEKDRLIALLTNIQVCTRCGKCKQVCPMYNPERGLMFHPRNKNISLGALIEAVYYSQLQHGRPDPFLLDKLRELVEHCTGCGKCVAACPVKINTPDATLHMRAFLHEKGAAGHPLKMRVLNFLADDPANRIPKAAKAAAWGQAFQNRITGLIPAAWRNRFENPMLHGPGPLVGFKNLSETLHLDKGSCFVPENAALLSETVFYFPGCGAGLFYRSIGMAALHLLLKVGASVIMPDVHLCCGYPLLVSGCEEAYAKNKRRNLENLLELFHKAGNKGLRPKYVLTSCGTCREGLSHYDFKGDAGVDLIHQDVTQYLMTKLDAPSTFSAEDILYHASCHSEWSGISSSKVPEAYRQTLSDLTGDNVFLSPGCCGESGLGAMTSPEIYNKIREKKQEQLEKDFTKIPESGPVIVGCPSCKIGIKRSLIDMKRKNTVMHSLEYLAERTDGPDWKKTLRRNVVPQAQLIEK; encoded by the coding sequence ATGCCAGAAAAAAAACCTCATATTTCTCTTCCTTTGGAACGTCTGATCCCGAGAGTTCTCGGGATTTCGCTGCAAGAAGTCGATGCCTTCCCTGAAGACGTAGCTGAACTCACGAAACGTCTGGCTGCCGAACTTTTTCTCGTGATTTACAATCCCTTTATTGATGCTGAAGACGTTCGTGCCAGTGCCAATAAACGGTTGCAGAAAGCGAGCAATGTGACGTCGTCTGACTATATGAAGATTCTGCGGCAAAGCGTGGCATTGTTTTGGAAGCAGTACGAAGAAGACCGGGCTTTCATTACGAGTGTTATTGAACGGCTTCGCGAGCATCTTCCTGAAAAGAATATTCTCACCAGTGCGAATCATCGTGTTGAGTGCGCCACCGATGCCACCGATCTTCGTATGGCACTTCCCATGGCCGTGCTTACCCCGAATTCTATTGATCAGATTCAAGCGATACTGCGGTTGGCCAATGAAATGCATTTTGCCGTCATTCCCCGCGGTGGCGGATCCGGTTTGACCGGTGGGGCCATTCCTGGAGATGGTCGTGCCGTGGTGTTGAGTCTCTCTCGTTTAAAAAAGATTTTGGATATCGACGAAGAGCAAAAATTATTATGCGCGCAGGCTGGTGTTCTCACCTTGAATGCCATCAATGCCGCCGCTGAGAAAAATCTTTTGTTGACGGTGGACCCGGCATCCAAGGCGGCATCGTCGCTCGGTGGGAATATTTCGGAAAATGCGGGTGGTCCCTTTGCGTTTGAATATGGGACCACTTTGGACAATATCGAAAGCTACAAAGTCGTACGTCCGGATGGGTCGCTTGTTTCCGTGGCACGTCGCGACCATCCTCGCCACAAAATCATGCCTGATGAAACGGCGATTTTTGATGTTCGCAATGAGTCGGATGAGATTATCGATGAAATTCGGTTGAGTGGCGATGAAATTCGCGGAAAAGCATTGGGCAAAGACGTTACCAACAAATTTCTTGGCGGTCTACCTATTGTCCAAAAAGAAGGCGTGGATGGAATTGTCTGCGAAGCATGCTTTACGCTGTATGAAAAACTTGCGTACTCGCGGACGCTTTGCTTGGAATTCTATGGTCGAAGCATGCATAAAGCCATGCTTGTTATTCGCGACGTTGTCGGCCTTCGCGATACAATTCGGACACAAGGCGATTTGGTTAAAATATCGGCCTTGGAAGAATTTGGCCCCAAATATGTCACTGCCATTGATTACCAAAAGAAGTCCGGCCAGTACGAAGGGGATCCAATCTCCGTTCTGCTGTTGCAACTGGATTCCAATGACGAAGAAGCACTGGACAAAGCCGTCGGTGAAATTGTGGATATCGCCACTCCGTATGAGCAGGTCGATATCTTTGTAGCCCATGACGAAAAAGAGTCGGAACTGTTTTGGGAAGACCGGCATAAATTGTCTGCTATTTCCAAGAGAACATCCGGATTTAAGATTAACGAAGATATCGTTATTCCCTTGAGTGTTGTTCCCGAGTTTTCCGATTTTCTTGAACAACTCAATTTGTATTATACGTCCAAAGCATATCGTCTGGCCCTGCAGAAGGTCAGTCAACTTGCCGGTATTCCGCCTTCGGACGAGTTTGTTAGTATGGAAATGCAGTTCGCGGCCGGTATCTTACGCGGAACCCATAACGCCAAAGACTTAAGCGATACCGAGCTGCAAGTGCAGACATCCTTTTTCTTTAAAGATCTGCAAAGCCGTTATCCCAAAGAAGCCAAGCCTATTGCTGCAATTTTTGATAACATGCTGGCAACGCGAATCGAAGTGGCCAACCATATGCACGCCGGAGATGGCAACTGCCATGTGAATATTCCGGTCAATTCCAATGACGCGGAAATGATGCGTCAGGCTCTGGAAGCAGCAGACAAAGTTTTTGAAAAAGTTACGGAGCTTGGTGGTGCGATTTCGGGCGAACACGGCATTGGCATCACGAAAATTGGATTTTTGGCCGAGGACAAGATTCGTGCTCTTCGGGAATACAAGGAGAGGGTTGACCCGAATAATGTGCTCAATCCGGGAAAGCTCGTCACACGTGAACTTGCATTCGAGCCGTATACTTTTTCGTTCAACCGTCTTATCCGCGACTTGAAGAAAACGGCATTGCCGGAAAAAGACAGGCTCATTGCACTGTTGACAAATATTCAAGTCTGCACGCGTTGTGGGAAGTGCAAACAGGTTTGTCCCATGTACAACCCTGAACGCGGCCTCATGTTCCATCCCCGGAATAAAAATATCAGTTTAGGGGCACTCATCGAAGCCGTGTATTATTCCCAATTACAGCACGGTCGACCTGACCCGTTTTTGCTCGATAAGCTGCGTGAGTTGGTAGAACATTGTACAGGATGCGGAAAATGTGTGGCGGCCTGCCCGGTCAAGATTAATACGCCGGATGCAACCCTGCACATGCGTGCCTTTTTGCATGAAAAAGGGGCCGCTGGCCATCCGCTAAAAATGCGTGTTTTGAATTTTCTGGCCGATGATCCAGCCAATCGCATTCCAAAAGCAGCGAAAGCGGCTGCATGGGGACAAGCCTTCCAGAATCGTATCACTGGTTTGATACCGGCAGCGTGGCGGAACCGCTTTGAAAATCCCATGTTACATGGTCCCGGTCCGCTTGTAGGATTCAAGAATCTTTCCGAGACACTGCATCTGGACAAAGGGTCGTGTTTTGTTCCAGAGAATGCTGCACTGTTGTCGGAAACGGTCTTTTATTTTCCTGGTTGCGGTGCCGGGTTGTTTTATCGATCCATTGGCATGGCTGCATTGCATTTGTTGCTCAAAGTCGGTGCGTCGGTCATCATGCCCGATGTGCATCTGTGTTGTGGCTATCCGTTGCTCGTGAGCGGATGCGAAGAAGCCTATGCTAAGAATAAACGGCGTAATTTGGAAAATCTTCTTGAATTGTTTCATAAGGCTGGAAACAAGGGCCTGCGACCCAAATATGTTTTGACGTCGTGTGGAACCTGCCGCGAAGGTCTGTCGCATTATGACTTCAAGGGTGATGCCGGCGTTGACCTTATTCATCAGGATGTCACGCAATATCTTATGACGAAACTTGACGCACCGAGCACTTTTTCTGCGGAAGACATCTTGTACCATGCGTCCTGTCATAGTGAGTGGAGCGGTATTTCTTCCTCCAAAGTTCCGGAAGCATATCGCCAGACATTGAGCGATCTGACGGGAGATAACGTCTTCCTGTCTCCGGGGTGCTGCGGAGAATCCGGACTTGGTGCGATGACGTCGCCGGAAATTTACAACAAGATTCGTGAGAAAAAGCAGGAACAACTCGAAAAGGATTTCACAAAGATTCCGGAGTCGGGGCCTGTGATCGTCGGTTGCCCCTCGTGCAAGATCGGTATTAAACGAAGCTTGATTGACATGAAGCGAAAAAATACGGTCATGCATTCGTTGGAATATCTTGCTGAACGCACTGATGGCCCGGATTGGAAGAAAACCTTACGGCGAAATGTCGTTCCGCAAGCCCAATTGATTGAAAAATAA